One segment of Prionailurus bengalensis isolate Pbe53 chromosome D4, Fcat_Pben_1.1_paternal_pri, whole genome shotgun sequence DNA contains the following:
- the LOC122474600 gene encoding putative serine protease 47 produces the protein MGQEGPTPRGRGWLAALLRLLLLLLATGIRGSWPVVARVPAPAPVEAATEEPGRQAGGAQRLALGAVCGRPKVTGKIYGGQDVLAGQWPWQASLLYQHTHICGAVLIDSLWLVSTAHCFLNKSQAPADYQVLLGSTRLYQHGQHTREMSVSRIIVHPDFEKLHPFGSDITMLQLHVPVNFTSYIAPACLPSPGMQLSSNLSCWITGWGMLSEDQHLHSPFRLQEGKVSLIENKLCNVLYRRKLSNSKTYSVQEEMLCAGDFSTGKATCHGDSGGPLVCNLLSAWVLVGLASWGLDCRHPIYPSVFTRVDYFTDWIDKIQRLTPPPDPTSAPQTQFPDQPWQTAGSSGHSTTLMSPQTWFLLLFMLRGPQQALW, from the exons ATGGGACAGGAGGGGCCGACCCCCCGTGGGCGAGGCTGGCTGGCGGCCCTGCtccggctgctgctgctgctgctagcCACGGGCATACGAGGATCCTGGCCAGTGGTCGCCCGCGTCCCTGCTCCAGCTCCAGTGGAGGCAGCGACTGAGGAGCCCGGGCGGCAGGCGGGTGGCGCGCAGCGGTTGGCGCTAGGAGCAG TGTGCGGGAGGCCCAAGGTGACGGGGAAGATCTACGGTGGCCAGGATGTGCTGGCCGGCCAGTGGCCTTGGCAGGCCAGCCTGCTGTACCAGCACACACACATCTGCGGAGCTGTCCTCATCGACTCCCTCTGGCTGGTGTCCACTGCCCACTGCTTTCTCAA CAAATCCCAAGCCCCAGCAGACTACCAGGTTCTGCTGGGAAGCACACGGCTGTACCAGCACGGCCAGCACACCCGGGAGATGTCTGTGAGCCGGATCATCGTGCACCCAGACTTTGAGAAGCTTCACCCCTTCGGGAGTGACATAACCATGCTGCAGCTGCACGTGCCTGTGAACTTCACCTCCTACATCGCCCCCGCCTGCCTCCCGAGCCCCGGCATGCAGCTGTCCAGCAACTTGTCCTGCTGGATAACCGGCTGGGGGATGCTCAGCGAGGACC AACATCTGCACTCGCCCTTCCGTCTCCAGGAGGGTAAGGTGAGCCTCATTGAGAACAAGCTCTGTAACGTCTTATACAGACGAAAACTTAGCAACAGCAAGACCTACTCAGTGCAGGAGGAGATGCTGTGTGCTGGTGATTTCTCGACAGGAAAGGCCACCTGCCAC GGCGATTCCGGGGGGCCCCTTGTCTGCAACCTCCTCAGTGCCTGGGTTCTGGTGGGGCTGGCCAGCTGGGGCTTGGACTGCCGGCACCCTATCTACCCCAGCGTCTTCACCAGGGTTGACTACTTCACCGACTGGATCGACAAGATCCAGAGGCTCACACCTCCCCCTGATCCCACGTCTGCTCCTCAGACGCAGTTTCCAGATCAGCCTTGGCAGACTGCTGGCTCGTCCGGGCACAGCACAACCCTCATGTCTCCCCAGACCTGGTTCCTGCTGCTGTTCATGCTCAGGGGCCCGCAGCAGGCCCTGTGGTGA